The nucleotide sequence ATTCCGGGGTGGTCGCGGGCGATGGCGGCCACCAGGGGCTCGGCCACCAGGTCGCCAGTGCTGTCGAGCAGGCCGACGGTGACGCCGCCGCGCGGCGCGTCGGGAACGGGCTGGATCTCCGCGCGCGCCCGTTCCAGTTGGTGCAGCGCGCGGCGGGCGCGCTCGACGACGATGAGTCCGGCTTCGGTGGGCCGCATGCCCTGGCGGGTCCGTTCGAAGAGCGTGGCCCCGAATTGCTGCTCGAGGATGCGGATCTGCCGCGTGACGGTGGGCTGCATCACACGCAGGACCTCGGCGGCCCGCGTGACGCTGCCCACCTCGGCGACGGTGACGAGCGCCCTCAACTGCCGCAGGTCCACGGGGTGTTCACCGCCCTCCGCACCGGTCCGGGAGCCATGCGCGGCCGACATCGCGGGGGCCGCGCCATGAGTGACCATGATGGCACCCGGCAGGCGGCTCCCCCACAGGGCACGGGCGTGCGGGCGGAACCGTGTGGCCCCGGGTGCCGGCGCGGTCTCGACGGCCGCGGCCCGCTCGCGTGCGTCGCGTCGTGGCGCACGCCGCGAGCCGCCGCGGTCGCGTGCGCCCGGTCCTGCCGCACGGCCCGCCCGGCCCCGGGCGGAGTCTCGGTCGGTCGCGTGCGTCGCGGCGTGCCGCGTACCCGCGAACCGCCGTGGCGCCCGTCGGTCGCGGTCGGTTCGGGTCCGCCCGCCCGTGTCGTCGTGGGCTGCGCGGGTAGCGCGGAGGCGACGGCGGGGGGCGACCGACGCAGCCGGTCCCGGCCCGGATTCGGGCCGGGGTGGCGGCTGGTTCCGCGAGGTGTGCCATGTCCGGACCGTTTCCGTATCCGCAGGATGACCCCCGCGCGCACGGCGTGGAGGAGTTGCACCGGCTGCATTCGCCGGAGTTCGCGTCGATCGGCCACCCCGACCGGATGGGCGTCGCCGGGGGCAGGACCGAGGAGCGGCCCAATCCGTCGCGCGGTTGGGGTGTCGTCGGCGTGGCCGTGATCGCGGTGACCGGGATCGCCGTCGCGGCGATGCTGATCGCGATGGCGATCGTGCTCGCGGCCTGAGGCGTACGAATCGGCGGCGGTTTTCCCGTTTAGTCATGTTCATTGGGATTTTGACGGGTAGCGACCAACGGGGGACCTCACGACTTGGAGGACCGATGGCTACCACCCAACCGATCGAGCATCATCCTGATCTGGTGGAGCTGCGTGACCGATACGACCGCGCGGCTGCCACTCCCATCGTGCAGGGGCTGGAGGCCCTTGCGATGATCACCGGCGTGTACCTCGCGGCGTCGCCGTGGATCGTGGGATTCAACGGCTTCACCGGGCTGGCGATCAGCAACCTCATCACCGGAGCGGCACTCGTGCTGCTGGTGGGCGGAGCCGCGGGGAACGCGTACGAGCGCTCGCACGCGCGGGCGTGGGCCGCCGCGGCGATCGGCATCTGGACGATCGTCGCGCCCTGGGCGATCTCCGGCCACTTCCACAACACGCGCAGTATCACCAGCAACGTGGTGACCGGCGCGGTCGCGGTGGTGTGCGCCCTGGCGCTTTCCATGGCGATGAGGGCGAGGGGCAAGACCCGAGCCCGCAGGTTCTGACCGGAGGAGCCCTCGCACCACAGGCGACGGACGCACGTGTCCGCGAGGGACCCCCGGAGAACAGCCGCCGAAGCGGCCCGGAACGACTTTCGTTCCGGGCCGCTTCGGCGTGTGTGCGCGGGTGTGCGGCGGACGGGCGCGGGCGCCGCGGCGGAAAGCGCGCGGCGGCGGCCGGAGGCCAACTTTCCGGACCCTTGACAGGCACATGCATCGAGCCTCATTCTTACTACATACGAAAGAATCCTTCGTTATTGCGAAACAACGCGCCACGTACCTCGCCGAAAGGACCACCGTGAAGCTTGACCTGCTCTACGAGTTCCAGCCCAAGATCGGCCCGTACGACGAGCCGTTCCCCATCGGCCAGCGCCGGGCGGAGCAGCAGACGTACGCCGAGGCCTTCGAGGAGATCAAGCTCGCCGACAAGCTCGGCTTCCAGACCGTCTGGTGCGTCGAGCACCACTTCCGCGAGGGCCGTTCGGCGGCGCCCTGCAACGAGACGATCCTCGGCGCGCTGTCCCAGGTCACCGAGCAGATCCGGCTCGGCTTCGGCGTGGTGCTGCTGCCGTCGGGCTTCCAGCACCCGGTCCGGGTCGCGGAGAAGGTCGCGACCGTCGACCTGCTGAGCGGCGGCCGGGTGGAGTGGGGCTCGGGGCGGTCGACGCCCAACGAGCAACTCGCCTTCGGCGTCCCGGCGGACGACCGGTCCCGCGACATGTGGCGCGAGGCCTTCGAGTTCGTCATCGAGGCGTGGTCGAAGGAGCGCATGTCGTGGAAGTCGGAGACGATCGACTTCCCGGAGCGCTTCATCACCCCGCGCCCGCACCAGGACCCGCACCCGCCGGCGTGGCTGGCCGCCGCGAGCCCGCAGTCGGCGTACAACGCCGGCAAGCTCGGCCTGGGCCTGCTGTCGTTCGCGCTGATGCAGCCGGTCGAGAAGATGGCCGAGGCGATCGACACCTACCGCCGGGGCCAGGCGGACTGCGTGCAGCCGCTGTCGCGGGTCAAGAACGACCGGGTCGGCGCGTACACGCTCGTGCACTGCACGGACGACCTGGACGACGCCGAGCGCTACGGGCTGTGGGACTCGGTGAAGTGGTGGTACCAGAACCTCGCCGAGTTCACCCTCGAATGGGAGCTGGCGCACCTGCCCGCGGAGGAGAAGGAGAAGGTCTTCCCGCTGCTCCAGCCGACCATCCGCGGCGAGATCGACATCGCGAAGTACACCGAGCAGGACATGATCATCATCGGCACGCCCGAGGAGTGCCTGGAGAAGATCATCAAGTACGAGGAGGCGGGCGTCGACCAGCTGCTGTGCTACTCGCAGTTCGGCCGGCTGCCGCACGAGAAGGTCATGCGCAGCCTCGAACTGCTCGGCACGAAGGTCATCCCCGAACTGGAGAAGCGCGGCCACCGCGTCGACTACCAGGCCCTCTTCGGGAACGCGTGACGGCCGTGGACATGATCTCGCTGCTGCGGCTCCAGGCCGCGGAGCAGGAACGCGCGGCGCGCGAACAGGCGGAGGCCGCGGGGGACGAGGCGGCCGGGAGTGCCGAAGGCGCGGCCGAGACCGCCGGAAACGCCGGGGACGCCGGGGACGCCGGGACCGCGGCGGATGCCGCCGGCGCGGCGGAGAGCGGCCCGGACGCCGGGGCTCTCCCGGGCGGCGCGGCGGAGGGTGCCCGGGGCACCGGAGCGGCCACGGGGGCGGGGCCCGGAGCCGAGGCGTCCCGGGGAACCGGAGCCGACGGCGACGGTGCCGCGCATGCGGCCGGGTCGGCCGAGCCGCGTCGATGACGCCGCCGTGTCGTCCCGCCCGGCGCACGCCGCGGCGTCAGCCCGGGAACCGGCCCCGCGTCTGCTTCGTGACCACCGTCGCGCACGCCTTGACCCGCTCGGCGATGGCGGTGATCTCGCGTCCGGTCAGGCCGGGTGAGAAACCGGAGGCCGTGATGGCGACAAGCGCGCGGCGGTCGGCGTCGAAGACGGGGGCGGAGGCCATGCCGAGGTCGTACGTCCGGTCGGGTTCGATGACGGGCAGGTCGTAGTCGTGCAGCGCGATCGAACCCGCGAGCGCGTTGCGGTCCTCCGCCTCGGCCTGGTCGGGGTCGGAGGGCCGCACGGCGTCGGGGCTGTCGGACGCGTCGGGGGTGTCGAACGCGCGCCTGATCCCCGAGGCCAGGCCCAGCGCGTAGCCGCGGTCGCGGACGCTCGCCAGGGCGAGGGCGACGCGCTCCCGGTCGAGCGCGACCGGCGCGCGTTCGAGCCACGCCTCGACCTCGCGCTCGTGGGCCCAGGCCATGAACACCAGGCCGAGCGGCGGGACGAGCGGCACGCGCTCGCCCTCGTGGAAGCCCGGTCCGTAGCGCGAGGCGGTGCCGCCGCCGGCGATGAACACGATCTCGATCGGCGTCGCGGCGGTGACGACCACGTCCGCGTCGAGTTCGGCGGCGAGCCCGGTGATGCGGTCGGTGGCGACGCGGATCGCCGGGTGCTGTTCGAGTGCGGCCAGCCCCGCGCTGACCAGCGCGGACCCGAGGCCGTAGGTCTTCCGCGTCGGGTGCCGGTTGAGGTAGCCGGACTCCTCGAGGACGGCGAGCACGGCGTGGGCGGACCCGAGGCTGCTGCCCGTGCGCCGGGCGAGATCGGAGATCGTGAAGCGCTCGTCGCGGTGGGCGACGAGCAGTTCGATGATCTTCAGCGCCTTTTCGACGGCGGGCGCCGGTCGTGCCATGAGGTCCCCCAGGGGTCGCGGTCGAGCCGCTCGGCACCTTATCCCACCTCCCCCGATTTTTCGTAACCGCGAAGAACTTTTCGCTGGAAGACAGGACGAGCCCTATGCACACCGAGCTTGAGAACGCGTTCGAACTCGTCGGCCGCGCCGCCGTCGTCACCGGCGCGGCGAGCGGCATCGGACGCCAGGCCGCCGTCACGTTCGCGCAGGCGGGCGCCGACGTCGTCGTGGCCGACGTCTCCGCGGCCGGGCTGGAGGAGACGGCGGCCCTGGTGCGGAAGCAGGGGCGGACCGCGACGGTCGTCCCCACCGACGTCTCCGACCGCTCGGCGGTCGACCGCCTGGCCCAAGCGGCACTGGACGCGCACGGCCGGATCGACGTGTGGGCCAACGTGGCCGGGGTGATCCGGTACGCGCCCATCGTCGACACGTCCGAGGACGAACTCGACCTCATTCTCTCCGTCAACGTCAAAGGCACCTACTGGGGATGCGCGGCGGCGGCCCGCGCGATGACGGCGCGGGGCTCCGGCTCGATCATCAACGTCGCGTCCGCCGGAATGGACTCGGCCACCCCCGGGATCTCGTGCTACGCGATGAGCAAGTCGGCGGTGGCGATGCTGACCCGCACGCTGGCCGCCGAGGTCGCGCCGCACGGCGTGCGCGCCAACACCGTCTCGCCGGGCTGGGTGCCGACCGGCATGACCGCGCACTACTGGACCAACGAGGACGGCACCGTCGACGAGGCCCGGCAGCGGCAGATGTACGCCGACCGCGCGGCGACCGCGCCGCTGAACCGGATCGGCGAACCGTCCGACATCGCGTGGGCGATGCTCTACCTCGCCGCCGACGCGTCCCGTTTCGTCACCGGGCAGATCCTGCGCGCCAACGGGGGTGTGGCCATGGTCTGAGCCGGCCGCCCCCTTTCGAACCCCCAGCCATCTCCAGGGATTTCGCCGACGAAAGGCCGTCTTCCGTGACTTCCACCGACCAAAGCCCGGTTCCCCAGTACCGCGATCTGCTCGACCTCACCGGCCGCAATCTCGTCGTCCTCGGTGCGGGACAGGGCATGGGCCGCCAGACCAGCCACGCGCTCGCCCAGTCGGGGGCGCGCGTGGTGTGCGTCGACATCGACGCCAAGCTCGCCCACGAGATCGCCGAGGAGGTCGGCGGCGTGCCGTGGGTCGGCGACGTGACCAAGTCCTCCGACGCCGCCCGCCTGGTCGGCGAGACGACGGCGTTGCTCGGCGGCCCGCTGCACGGCTTCGTCGACATCATCGGCCTGGCCGAGTGGATCGACTCCCTCGACATCGACGAGGACATGTGGGACCGGCAGTTCGACGTCAACCTGCGGCAGGCGTACCTCGTGAGCCGCGCCATCGGCCGGCACATGATCGACACCGGCACGCCCGGCACGATGGTGTTCGTCGCCTCGGTGAACGGCATCACCGCGTCCCGGCGCCACGGCGCGTACGGTGCCGCGAAGGCCGGCCTCATCTCGTGGGTCAAGACACTCGGGCAGGAGTTGGGCCCGCACAACATCCGCGTGAACGCGGTCGCCCCCGGCTCGATCATCACTCCCCGCCTGATGGCGGCCGGGGCGCGGAAGAAGCCCTCGGGGAAGTCGGCCGCGCTGTCGCCGCTGGGGCGCAACGGTTTGCCGTTCAACATCGCGTCGGCGGCGCTGTTCCTCAGCAGCGAGCTGTCGTCGTTCGTGACCGGTCAGACGGTCGTCGTGGACGGCGGGGTGTCGGTCATGGACCCGTACGCGGGGTTGTCGTGAGCGCCGGGACGATGGCACCGCGCGATGTCTCCCCGGCCCTGGGGACGCTGCCGCCGCTGCGGCCGTCGACCGTGCCGACGCCGGCCGACCTGACCGCGCGCCGCGCGGGGGCCGGGGCGGCCCGCACGCCGGTCGACGTGCCGGGCGTCACGGTCGCCGGCGTCCGCTACGGCGACGTGCCCTGCGTCGTGTGCGAACCGGCGGACCCGCGCGGCGTGTTGGTCTACTTCCACGGCGGCGGCTACCGGCTGGGGTCGGCCGCCCAGTTCACCGCGTTCGCGGCGCGGCTGGCGGACGCCACCGGGGCGCGCGTGGTCGCGGTCGACTACCGGCTGGCCCCCGAGCACCCGTATCCCGCGGCGCTGCACGACGCGGTGACGGTGTACGAGCGCGTCCTCGCCGAGTCGGCGTACGCCCCGGTGCTGATCGGCGACTCCGCGGGCGGCGGGCTGGCGGCGGCGCTCACGGTGGCGTGCACGGGCGCGGGGCTCGCGCTGCCCGGTGGGGTGGTGCTCATCTCGGCGTGGCTGGACCTGCGGTGCACGGCGGAGAGCTACCGGTCGCGGGCCTCGACGGACCGGCTGTTCTCGTACGACGCCGCGCGGCAGGCCGCGCACCAGTACCTCCAGGGCCACCAGCCCGATGACCCGCTGGTGTCACCGCTGTTCGCCGACCTGTCGGTGTTCCCGCCGACGCTGCTGCTGGCGAGCACCGACGAGGTCTTGCTCGACGACACGCTCGCGATGTCGACGTGTCTGACGGAGGCGGGGGTGACGAACACGACGCACATCGAGCCGGGCGTGCCGCACGCGTGGCCCGGGATCTTCCCCGACCTCCCCGAATCGGCGGCGGCGGTCGAGATGATCGGCCGGTTCGTCGCCGCGTACGGGACCTCCGCGCCCGCGATGGACGCACGCGGCGCCGACACCAAGGGACGGAACACGTGAGCAACACGGGACGCCTCGCGGGCAAGGTCGCGCTCGTCACCGGGGCGGCGCGCGGCATCGGGGCGGCCACCGCCGCCCGGTTCGTGGACGAAGGCGCGCTGGTCGTGGCGGCCGACATCACCGCGGAGCCGGACACCGGGGAGCCGGGGCCGCACGATCCGACCGCCGTCGCGCTGCACCTGGACGTGACGGACGCCGACGGGTGGACGCGCGCGGTCGACGCCACGCTCGCACGGTTCGGACGGCTGGACGTCCTGGTCAACAACGCCGGCATCGGGGCGGGCGGGCCGCTGCACAAGGTGCCGCTCGCCGACCACCACCGGGTGATCGACGTGAACCTGCACGGGGTGTACCTGGGCATGCGCGCGGTCACCGAGGCCATGGCGGCGCACGGCGGCGGATCGATCGTCAACATCTCGTCGATCGACGGTCTCGTCGGCATCCGCGGGCTGACGAGCTATGTCGCGTCGAAGCACGCCGTCACCGGGATGACGCGGTCCGCCGCGCTCGAACTCGGGGCGCTGGGGATCCGCGTGAACTCCGTGCACCCTGGCGTCATCGCGTCGGAACTGGTGAGGGAGTCACCCGTCCGGGACCATCTCGACCGCCTCGTGCGGCGGCAGCCCATCCCGAGGATGGGCCGGCCCGAGGAGATCGCCGCGCTCGTGTTGTTCCTGGCGTCGGACGAGAGTTCGTACTGCACCGGCTCGCAGTTCGTCGCCGACGGCGGGCACCTGGCCGGGCCGTGGCGCGAGGACTACGGGGCGTCGGCGGGTTCCGACACCTGAC is from Yinghuangia sp. ASG 101 and encodes:
- a CDS encoding DUF6480 family protein, producing MSGPFPYPQDDPRAHGVEELHRLHSPEFASIGHPDRMGVAGGRTEERPNPSRGWGVVGVAVIAVTGIAVAAMLIAMAIVLAA
- a CDS encoding SPW repeat protein translates to MATTQPIEHHPDLVELRDRYDRAAATPIVQGLEALAMITGVYLAASPWIVGFNGFTGLAISNLITGAALVLLVGGAAGNAYERSHARAWAAAAIGIWTIVAPWAISGHFHNTRSITSNVVTGAVAVVCALALSMAMRARGKTRARRF
- a CDS encoding LLM class flavin-dependent oxidoreductase; translated protein: MKLDLLYEFQPKIGPYDEPFPIGQRRAEQQTYAEAFEEIKLADKLGFQTVWCVEHHFREGRSAAPCNETILGALSQVTEQIRLGFGVVLLPSGFQHPVRVAEKVATVDLLSGGRVEWGSGRSTPNEQLAFGVPADDRSRDMWREAFEFVIEAWSKERMSWKSETIDFPERFITPRPHQDPHPPAWLAAASPQSAYNAGKLGLGLLSFALMQPVEKMAEAIDTYRRGQADCVQPLSRVKNDRVGAYTLVHCTDDLDDAERYGLWDSVKWWYQNLAEFTLEWELAHLPAEEKEKVFPLLQPTIRGEIDIAKYTEQDMIIIGTPEECLEKIIKYEEAGVDQLLCYSQFGRLPHEKVMRSLELLGTKVIPELEKRGHRVDYQALFGNA
- a CDS encoding IclR family transcriptional regulator, whose product is MARPAPAVEKALKIIELLVAHRDERFTISDLARRTGSSLGSAHAVLAVLEESGYLNRHPTRKTYGLGSALVSAGLAALEQHPAIRVATDRITGLAAELDADVVVTAATPIEIVFIAGGGTASRYGPGFHEGERVPLVPPLGLVFMAWAHEREVEAWLERAPVALDRERVALALASVRDRGYALGLASGIRRAFDTPDASDSPDAVRPSDPDQAEAEDRNALAGSIALHDYDLPVIEPDRTYDLGMASAPVFDADRRALVAITASGFSPGLTGREITAIAERVKACATVVTKQTRGRFPG
- a CDS encoding SDR family NAD(P)-dependent oxidoreductase; this encodes MHTELENAFELVGRAAVVTGAASGIGRQAAVTFAQAGADVVVADVSAAGLEETAALVRKQGRTATVVPTDVSDRSAVDRLAQAALDAHGRIDVWANVAGVIRYAPIVDTSEDELDLILSVNVKGTYWGCAAAARAMTARGSGSIINVASAGMDSATPGISCYAMSKSAVAMLTRTLAAEVAPHGVRANTVSPGWVPTGMTAHYWTNEDGTVDEARQRQMYADRAATAPLNRIGEPSDIAWAMLYLAADASRFVTGQILRANGGVAMV
- a CDS encoding SDR family NAD(P)-dependent oxidoreductase, with amino-acid sequence MTSTDQSPVPQYRDLLDLTGRNLVVLGAGQGMGRQTSHALAQSGARVVCVDIDAKLAHEIAEEVGGVPWVGDVTKSSDAARLVGETTALLGGPLHGFVDIIGLAEWIDSLDIDEDMWDRQFDVNLRQAYLVSRAIGRHMIDTGTPGTMVFVASVNGITASRRHGAYGAAKAGLISWVKTLGQELGPHNIRVNAVAPGSIITPRLMAAGARKKPSGKSAALSPLGRNGLPFNIASAALFLSSELSSFVTGQTVVVDGGVSVMDPYAGLS
- a CDS encoding alpha/beta hydrolase, translating into MSAGTMAPRDVSPALGTLPPLRPSTVPTPADLTARRAGAGAARTPVDVPGVTVAGVRYGDVPCVVCEPADPRGVLVYFHGGGYRLGSAAQFTAFAARLADATGARVVAVDYRLAPEHPYPAALHDAVTVYERVLAESAYAPVLIGDSAGGGLAAALTVACTGAGLALPGGVVLISAWLDLRCTAESYRSRASTDRLFSYDAARQAAHQYLQGHQPDDPLVSPLFADLSVFPPTLLLASTDEVLLDDTLAMSTCLTEAGVTNTTHIEPGVPHAWPGIFPDLPESAAAVEMIGRFVAAYGTSAPAMDARGADTKGRNT
- a CDS encoding SDR family NAD(P)-dependent oxidoreductase: MSNTGRLAGKVALVTGAARGIGAATAARFVDEGALVVAADITAEPDTGEPGPHDPTAVALHLDVTDADGWTRAVDATLARFGRLDVLVNNAGIGAGGPLHKVPLADHHRVIDVNLHGVYLGMRAVTEAMAAHGGGSIVNISSIDGLVGIRGLTSYVASKHAVTGMTRSAALELGALGIRVNSVHPGVIASELVRESPVRDHLDRLVRRQPIPRMGRPEEIAALVLFLASDESSYCTGSQFVADGGHLAGPWREDYGASAGSDT